Proteins encoded within one genomic window of Ferroacidibacillus organovorans:
- a CDS encoding Gfo/Idh/MocA family protein: protein MRVGIIGLGDIAKKAYLPILGARAGIELKIATRNVAALHDIGERYRIPARYSSVDALLEAGIDVAFVHVATDAHVPVVKALLQAGVHVYLDKPIANTYEEALLLVEMAEQHGCLLRIGFNRRYAPMYRHVKTNETPDLIVMQKNRTSLAGSPRTVIFDDFIHVIDTLRWLGRSAYDTLDVRWKMKGNELAYVVAQLSVNEHTAIGIMSRESGLNEETLEVMRPFEKWIVRDLAELVHWRGTATVTKRSDWQNAYEARGFGAMVEDFFAAVLRGGDDLTRDMLETHRVCEEIIRVIEAK, encoded by the coding sequence TTGCGCGTTGGGATCATCGGTCTTGGCGACATTGCGAAAAAAGCGTACCTCCCAATCTTGGGAGCGCGCGCGGGGATTGAACTGAAAATCGCCACGCGAAACGTTGCCGCGCTTCACGATATCGGGGAGCGCTACCGCATTCCGGCGCGCTACTCGTCGGTCGATGCGCTGCTTGAGGCAGGGATTGACGTTGCGTTTGTGCACGTCGCGACAGATGCGCACGTGCCTGTCGTAAAGGCGCTGCTTCAGGCGGGTGTGCACGTCTACCTCGACAAACCGATTGCCAATACCTATGAAGAGGCTTTGTTGCTTGTAGAGATGGCAGAACAACATGGATGTCTGCTAAGGATCGGATTTAATCGCCGCTATGCCCCGATGTACCGCCACGTCAAGACGAATGAAACGCCGGATCTGATCGTGATGCAAAAAAATCGCACGTCCCTTGCAGGAAGTCCCCGCACTGTGATTTTTGACGATTTTATCCACGTGATTGATACGCTGCGATGGCTTGGACGGAGTGCCTATGATACGCTTGATGTGCGGTGGAAGATGAAAGGAAATGAGCTTGCGTACGTGGTCGCGCAGCTCAGCGTGAATGAGCACACGGCGATTGGCATCATGAGTCGCGAGAGCGGATTGAACGAAGAGACGCTGGAAGTGATGCGTCCTTTTGAAAAATGGATCGTCCGCGATCTCGCAGAGCTTGTGCATTGGCGGGGAACCGCGACGGTGACAAAGCGTAGTGACTGGCAAAACGCGTATGAAGCACGCGGTTTTGGCGCGATGGTTGAGGATTTTTTTGCAGCGGTTTTGCGCGGGGGAGATGATCTAACGCGAGACATGCTTGAGACGCATCGCGTTTGTGAAGAGATCATCCGCGTAATTGAAGCAAAGTGA
- a CDS encoding manganese efflux pump MntP family protein: MREVAVVIFVLSLGMDTLLMSVSLGVTACATRSRWRIGLTFAAAEAIMPLFGLFVGSALGRLVGNWAALMGGIALVGVAIWLIFFENDDDDGKRTRQLTLWGLLFTAISVSVDELAVGLSMGFMQLPVGLLVILIAIQAFFFTWLGLTFGGRLKKHLGEWSEKVAGGMLGLLGLWVLIAALRHIA, translated from the coding sequence GTGAGGGAAGTCGCAGTTGTCATTTTTGTGCTTTCGCTTGGAATGGACACGTTGTTGATGTCTGTTTCTTTAGGTGTGACAGCCTGCGCCACACGCAGCCGATGGCGAATCGGACTGACGTTTGCCGCGGCAGAAGCGATCATGCCACTTTTTGGCTTGTTCGTTGGGAGCGCTCTTGGACGTCTCGTTGGAAACTGGGCAGCCTTGATGGGCGGGATAGCGCTTGTCGGTGTGGCGATATGGCTCATCTTTTTTGAAAACGACGACGATGATGGAAAACGGACTCGCCAGTTGACTTTATGGGGACTTCTCTTTACTGCGATCAGCGTCAGTGTCGACGAGTTGGCGGTTGGGCTCTCTATGGGATTCATGCAACTCCCGGTTGGTCTCCTGGTTATCTTGATTGCAATCCAGGCGTTTTTCTTTACGTGGCTTGGACTGACCTTTGGCGGCAGATTAAAAAAACACCTCGGAGAATGGTCAGAAAAAGTGGCGGGTGGAATGCTTGGTTTGCTAGGTTTGTGGGTCCTTATTGCGGCGCTCCGCCATATCGCCTAG
- a CDS encoding acetylxylan esterase, whose product MAQPYDLPLDELKMYRPKLTREADFDAFWASTLALIKDADVQVSMRAVEYPADGVRVYELSYHGFMGATIRGFYAVPDRDGPHPGLVVFHGYNWSFDGGIHTIVNWALHGYATFGMLTRGQHSSQDNAVSSHGHQLGWMTKGILDPQEYYYRGAYMDAVLALEVLAQQPDVDERRIGVTGGSQGGGLSLAAAALSERAAVVVADYPYLCHFRRAIDVSPTGPYLEINEFFRRNTAPQIEETAMKTLSYFDVMNLAPRITCPVLISVGLIDEITPPSTIFAVYNHLACAKQIRVYRYFGHEEMPGFQTEKLAYLKTYLK is encoded by the coding sequence GTGGCGCAACCGTATGATTTGCCGCTAGATGAGCTTAAAATGTATCGGCCAAAGCTCACGCGCGAGGCTGACTTTGACGCGTTTTGGGCGTCTACGTTAGCCCTTATCAAAGACGCCGATGTGCAGGTTTCCATGCGAGCAGTGGAGTACCCGGCGGATGGCGTGCGCGTGTATGAACTTTCGTACCACGGGTTTATGGGCGCGACGATCCGCGGTTTTTACGCGGTTCCTGATCGGGACGGTCCTCATCCTGGCCTTGTCGTTTTTCACGGCTACAACTGGTCGTTTGACGGCGGCATCCACACCATCGTGAATTGGGCACTCCACGGATACGCGACGTTTGGCATGTTGACGCGCGGACAACACAGCAGTCAGGACAATGCAGTCAGTTCGCACGGCCATCAACTCGGCTGGATGACAAAAGGGATACTTGATCCACAGGAGTACTATTATCGCGGCGCCTACATGGATGCGGTGTTGGCGCTCGAAGTGCTCGCGCAACAACCGGACGTCGATGAGCGGCGCATCGGAGTGACTGGTGGAAGCCAAGGGGGCGGTCTTTCGCTCGCGGCTGCGGCGCTGTCTGAACGCGCGGCGGTGGTTGTCGCGGATTACCCCTACCTCTGTCATTTTCGACGCGCCATTGATGTCTCACCGACGGGGCCATACCTTGAAATCAACGAGTTTTTTCGAAGGAACACGGCGCCACAGATCGAAGAAACGGCGATGAAGACACTCTCTTATTTTGATGTCATGAACCTCGCCCCGCGGATCACGTGTCCTGTGCTCATCTCCGTGGGCTTGATTGATGAAATTACACCACCCTCCACGATTTTTGCGGTTTACAATCATCTGGCTTGCGCGAAGCAGATTCGCGTGTATCGCTATTTTGGGCATGAAGAGATGCCAGGGTTTCAGACGGAGAAGTTGGCTTATTTAAAAACGTATCTGAAATAA
- a CDS encoding DeoR/GlpR family DNA-binding transcription regulator, with amino-acid sequence METPESLSAFERRNYIVTYLEEHGEVRIEQLRDWFAVSEVTLRRDLEILESQNFIRRVRGGAVANSAQPLELLFQEKLNTHTQEKREIAKIAASLVKNGQVVILSAGTTTTHIARELLKKEDVTIVTTAINIAAEVAAVDHITLVMIGGVVRRGSYAAVGHLADEALQNMNADIAFVGVDGVDLQAGFTTPNLMEGRTDSMMLKNATSGYIVADDSKFGKVTFSPVARLHEPHALITNQNAPDDYVRALEARNCRVIRSQDSTL; translated from the coding sequence ATGGAGACACCCGAATCACTCAGCGCTTTTGAACGACGCAACTATATTGTTACTTATTTAGAAGAACACGGAGAAGTTCGCATCGAGCAATTGCGGGATTGGTTCGCGGTGAGTGAAGTGACCCTGCGAAGGGATTTGGAGATCCTTGAGTCCCAGAACTTTATTCGCCGCGTCCGCGGAGGGGCCGTCGCCAATTCAGCACAACCACTCGAATTGCTATTTCAAGAAAAATTGAACACTCACACCCAAGAGAAGCGCGAGATCGCAAAGATCGCCGCCTCACTCGTAAAAAATGGACAAGTGGTCATTCTCAGCGCTGGAACAACCACCACGCACATTGCCCGGGAACTCCTAAAAAAAGAGGACGTCACCATCGTGACGACCGCCATCAACATTGCGGCAGAGGTTGCGGCAGTCGATCACATCACACTCGTCATGATCGGCGGGGTTGTCCGTCGCGGCTCCTACGCCGCAGTCGGCCATCTGGCAGACGAGGCATTGCAGAACATGAATGCCGACATCGCGTTTGTCGGCGTGGATGGGGTCGATTTACAGGCGGGGTTTACAACACCTAATTTAATGGAGGGACGAACCGACTCGATGATGCTAAAAAACGCTACGAGCGGCTATATCGTAGCGGATGACAGCAAATTTGGAAAGGTGACGTTCTCCCCTGTAGCCCGTCTGCACGAACCACACGCATTGATCACGAATCAAAACGCGCCTGATGATTATGTAAGGGCGCTTGAAGCGCGAAACTGCCGAGTCATCCGATCCCAGGACTCGACGCTCTGA
- a CDS encoding HAD family hydrolase, with the protein MPKAILLDLDDTILSYESVADASWLVACRDAASEIVPVSEGELLHALKENARWFWSDPTRHKVGRMDLLASRKTIVDMALTSLGVSHPSLAERIAVRFEEERTQAIDLLPGALETVQFWKEAGIKLALLTNGASHSQRAKIDRFTLSPYFDLILIEGEFGVGKPEESVYQHALNVLNVPACDAWMIGDNAEWEVVAPQRMGIKGIWVNGKNAAWPEAFATKPYRIIRRLSDLL; encoded by the coding sequence ATGCCTAAAGCAATCCTTCTTGATCTTGATGATACGATTCTCTCCTATGAAAGTGTGGCTGACGCGAGTTGGCTTGTGGCATGCCGCGATGCGGCAAGTGAGATTGTGCCTGTTTCGGAGGGAGAATTGCTTCACGCCTTAAAGGAAAACGCACGGTGGTTTTGGAGCGATCCGACGCGCCACAAAGTGGGGCGCATGGATCTTCTCGCCAGTCGCAAGACGATTGTCGACATGGCGCTCACTTCTCTTGGCGTTAGCCATCCTTCTCTCGCAGAACGGATCGCCGTTCGCTTTGAAGAGGAGCGGACGCAAGCGATCGATCTTCTTCCTGGGGCATTGGAAACGGTGCAATTCTGGAAAGAGGCGGGCATTAAACTGGCACTGCTCACCAATGGCGCTTCACACTCTCAACGCGCTAAAATTGATCGTTTCACCCTATCCCCATACTTTGATCTCATTCTCATTGAGGGGGAATTTGGAGTAGGCAAACCAGAAGAAAGCGTGTATCAACATGCGCTGAATGTACTGAATGTTCCCGCTTGCGACGCGTGGATGATTGGCGACAACGCGGAGTGGGAGGTTGTGGCGCCGCAGCGAATGGGAATTAAAGGAATATGGGTCAATGGAAAAAATGCGGCATGGCCAGAGGCGT
- a CDS encoding SIS domain-containing protein: MKNHTLTEIKNQPASWEQTLKIVPAQWRAIAKGLTLSPQTQFLFIGCGTSFYLAQSASRLFQAVTGYNASAVPASEVFLSDSSVLSRKAPTVAFAISRSGTTSEVLMAVNHLAQHHRTVDVIGVTCTEGSTLTKDTRNHIVLSHAAEKSVVMTQSFTNMLLALQWIAADLAMRPDLIEELERLPELAAQSLTGAEHFGKTYGRTSDASSFIFLGLGAYYGLAAEATLKLKEMTQVPCEYYTTLEFRHGPISIVRASTRVIILADEAHASYTASLVRDVRAVEGQVVCLTTQSNDTLKAERGVFALPDGLSDWSRAVLYMPALHFLAYEKATQLGFDPDAPRNLSQVVIL; encoded by the coding sequence ATGAAAAACCACACACTCACAGAGATCAAAAACCAGCCTGCTTCCTGGGAACAAACGCTCAAGATCGTCCCTGCGCAGTGGCGTGCGATTGCGAAGGGCCTAACGCTTTCACCGCAGACGCAATTTCTCTTTATCGGTTGTGGCACGTCGTTTTATCTCGCACAGAGTGCATCGCGCCTGTTCCAAGCGGTGACAGGCTATAACGCATCGGCTGTCCCTGCCTCTGAGGTTTTTTTAAGCGATTCAAGTGTCCTTTCACGCAAAGCGCCGACCGTTGCGTTTGCGATTTCGCGATCGGGGACTACGTCTGAGGTATTGATGGCGGTCAACCATTTGGCACAACATCACAGAACGGTCGATGTGATTGGCGTGACATGCACGGAGGGCAGCACACTCACAAAGGATACGCGCAACCACATCGTCCTCTCCCACGCCGCTGAAAAGTCGGTGGTCATGACCCAATCGTTTACGAATATGCTGCTCGCTCTTCAGTGGATCGCGGCAGATCTTGCGATGCGTCCGGATCTGATCGAGGAACTCGAGAGACTGCCAGAACTCGCTGCCCAGTCTCTCACGGGAGCTGAACATTTTGGAAAGACGTACGGGAGGACTTCTGATGCTTCGTCATTTATCTTTCTTGGGCTTGGCGCCTATTATGGCCTTGCCGCAGAGGCGACACTCAAACTAAAGGAAATGACACAAGTTCCGTGTGAGTATTACACCACGCTCGAGTTTCGCCACGGCCCGATCTCGATCGTGCGCGCCTCGACGAGAGTGATCATCCTGGCAGATGAGGCGCATGCATCGTACACGGCATCGCTTGTGCGCGATGTGCGGGCGGTAGAAGGGCAGGTTGTCTGTCTCACGACGCAGTCGAATGACACGCTTAAAGCTGAACGCGGTGTGTTTGCATTGCCAGATGGACTGTCTGATTGGAGCCGTGCAGTGCTTTACATGCCGGCGCTGCACTTTCTCGCTTACGAAAAGGCGACGCAGCTCGGCTTTGATCCTGACGCTCCGCGCAACCTGAGTCAGGTGGTGATTTTATAA
- the gatY gene encoding tagatose-bisphosphate aldolase subunit GatY encodes MGLVSTHEMFAHAMRNGYAVVGFAAYNLETLQTVVQTAERLGAPLMIQTTPSTIQSAGVAYISAIVQLAAKRARIPVALHLDHGATLEQVSECVDNGYSSVMIDGSHLGFEENVALVREAVLIAHARGVSVEAELGQVGGVEDDLEVDVAQARYTDPALAREFVERTGIDSLAVAIGTAHGVYRGEPKLDLLRLAEIRRRVEIPLVLHGASGVPDPLIREAIRAGITKINIATELKIPFAEALRTYLIEHPAEADPRKYFMPAREAYARVVEAKIELAGAKGRY; translated from the coding sequence ATGGGACTTGTATCGACACATGAAATGTTCGCGCATGCGATGCGAAACGGATATGCGGTAGTCGGGTTTGCGGCGTACAACCTGGAGACATTGCAGACCGTCGTGCAGACGGCCGAGCGACTCGGAGCGCCACTGATGATTCAGACCACACCGAGCACGATTCAAAGCGCGGGTGTTGCATACATCTCGGCGATTGTGCAGCTAGCGGCAAAACGCGCACGGATTCCGGTTGCGCTTCACCTCGATCACGGCGCGACGCTTGAACAGGTATCGGAGTGTGTGGATAACGGGTATTCTTCTGTGATGATCGACGGTTCTCACCTTGGATTTGAAGAAAATGTCGCACTCGTTCGCGAGGCCGTTTTGATTGCGCACGCGCGCGGTGTGAGCGTTGAGGCAGAACTTGGCCAAGTGGGTGGCGTCGAAGATGATTTGGAGGTAGACGTAGCGCAAGCGCGGTACACGGATCCGGCGCTGGCACGCGAATTTGTGGAGCGTACAGGCATTGACTCGCTCGCCGTCGCGATCGGCACGGCGCACGGCGTCTATCGTGGGGAACCGAAACTCGACCTTTTGCGACTGGCCGAAATTCGTCGGCGCGTGGAGATTCCGCTTGTCTTGCACGGCGCGTCAGGCGTCCCGGATCCCTTGATTCGCGAGGCAATTCGCGCGGGGATCACCAAGATAAACATCGCAACGGAACTAAAAATACCATTTGCAGAAGCGCTTCGCACCTACTTGATTGAGCACCCTGCAGAGGCGGATCCGCGGAAATATTTCATGCCCGCGCGCGAGGCGTACGCCCGGGTGGTTGAAGCGAAGATCGAACTCGCCGGCGCAAAGGGCCGTTATTAA
- a CDS encoding APC family permease codes for MKNAGNESGSGLVRGISLFQATAINMSQMVGIGPFITIPLILSAMGGPQAIFGWVAGALLAMADGLVWSELGAAMPGEGGSYVYLREAFQYRSGKIMPFLFVWSTLIATPLIMSTGMIGMANYLSFFWPGMTSLDTKLAAVLITVITVALLYRRIDSIGKITTVLWVGMILTVLIMIVAGVTHFNPHLAFAFPSDAFLPSKFLLGLGGGMLISIYDYMGYYTICYMGDEVKNPGRTIPKSVILSIVAVGIIDIFMNLGVIGVVPWKIAMSSQNIGTLFMQDVWGKPGAAIITLLILWTAFASVYTGLLGASRLPYNASADGLFFRSFGKLHEKYNFPHISLLVMGLITAICCFFNLSQIINALMAVAIVVQFMGQVAALTVLRKRQPNLRRPFRQWLYPLPSIIAFVGWAYVFYSSGWSAIELAIGWTVLGVIAFLIWASREKQWPFGVKAIHETYLTERKSAGSHS; via the coding sequence ATGAAGAACGCGGGCAATGAAAGCGGCAGCGGGCTCGTTCGCGGAATTAGTCTTTTTCAAGCGACGGCCATCAACATGTCACAGATGGTAGGGATCGGTCCTTTTATCACGATTCCGCTGATTCTGTCAGCCATGGGGGGACCACAGGCGATCTTTGGTTGGGTCGCAGGCGCGCTTTTGGCGATGGCTGACGGGCTTGTGTGGAGTGAGCTTGGGGCAGCCATGCCGGGTGAAGGCGGTTCTTATGTGTACTTGCGCGAAGCGTTTCAGTATCGATCGGGAAAGATCATGCCCTTTCTTTTTGTTTGGTCAACACTGATCGCGACGCCGCTGATCATGTCGACCGGAATGATTGGTATGGCAAATTATCTGAGCTTTTTCTGGCCAGGAATGACTTCGCTTGACACGAAACTCGCAGCCGTTCTGATCACGGTCATCACCGTGGCGCTTCTCTATCGCCGAATTGATTCGATCGGGAAAATCACCACCGTATTGTGGGTCGGAATGATTTTAACCGTTTTGATCATGATTGTGGCGGGAGTAACGCATTTTAATCCGCACCTCGCATTTGCGTTTCCGAGTGACGCGTTTCTTCCGTCGAAGTTTCTTCTGGGGCTTGGCGGCGGCATGTTGATTTCGATCTATGATTACATGGGCTACTATACGATCTGCTACATGGGGGACGAAGTGAAAAACCCGGGCAGAACCATTCCTAAGTCTGTCATATTGTCGATTGTTGCAGTAGGCATTATCGATATCTTCATGAATCTTGGCGTCATCGGCGTTGTCCCCTGGAAGATTGCGATGAGCAGTCAGAATATCGGCACGCTTTTTATGCAGGATGTGTGGGGAAAGCCAGGGGCTGCAATCATCACGCTCCTCATTCTTTGGACTGCGTTCGCATCGGTGTACACGGGACTGCTTGGGGCGTCCCGGCTGCCCTATAACGCGTCTGCCGACGGTCTGTTTTTCCGCAGCTTCGGAAAACTTCACGAAAAATACAATTTCCCGCACATCTCGCTGCTTGTCATGGGGCTGATCACAGCGATCTGCTGTTTCTTCAACCTCTCACAGATTATCAATGCGTTGATGGCGGTTGCGATTGTCGTTCAGTTCATGGGGCAAGTCGCAGCGCTCACGGTGCTTCGCAAACGCCAGCCCAATTTGCGTCGGCCTTTTCGCCAGTGGCTCTACCCGCTTCCTAGCATCATTGCGTTTGTAGGCTGGGCGTATGTGTTTTATTCGTCAGGTTGGTCGGCGATTGAATTGGCGATCGGTTGGACGGTGCTTGGTGTGATAGCGTTTTTGATCTGGGCGTCTCGCGAAAAACAGTGGCCGTTTGGCGTCAAAGCCATTCATGAAACCTATCTGACAGAACGAAAAAGCGCTGGATCGCATTCTTGA
- the nagB gene encoding glucosamine-6-phosphate deaminase yields MNIRVFENPQMAAVYAAALVEQVIQSVRNPVLGLATGSTPIPLYESLVSFHRQGLSFAHVTTLNLDEYVGLSADHPQSYHHFMNEHLFRHVDLPAEKRFLPNGAAPDLALECERYDQIIREHPIDLQILGIGLNGHIGFNEPDVALKANTHVVTLARDTIEANARFFGEQERVPTEAITMGLQPILMAKKVLLLAFGREKANAVLSAVRGDVRTYSPASILQVHPNVTFILDREAAHILEA; encoded by the coding sequence ATGAACATTCGCGTCTTTGAAAATCCACAGATGGCGGCCGTCTATGCGGCTGCTTTGGTTGAGCAAGTTATCCAATCGGTCCGAAATCCGGTTTTAGGCTTGGCGACGGGTTCCACACCCATTCCTTTATACGAGTCCCTGGTGTCGTTTCATCGCCAGGGACTGAGTTTCGCGCATGTGACAACGCTCAACCTGGATGAATATGTCGGGCTGTCCGCCGATCATCCGCAAAGCTATCACCATTTTATGAATGAACACCTTTTTCGGCATGTGGATCTTCCGGCAGAGAAGCGATTTTTGCCAAATGGCGCGGCGCCTGATCTGGCACTTGAATGCGAGCGCTATGATCAGATCATTCGCGAACATCCGATTGATCTGCAGATCCTTGGCATTGGTTTGAACGGGCATATCGGGTTTAATGAGCCGGACGTTGCGCTCAAGGCGAATACGCATGTCGTGACACTGGCGCGCGACACGATTGAGGCGAACGCGCGCTTTTTTGGCGAACAAGAGCGCGTTCCGACAGAGGCGATCACGATGGGCTTGCAGCCGATCCTGATGGCCAAAAAAGTGTTGTTGCTCGCATTTGGCCGCGAAAAGGCCAATGCGGTGCTGAGCGCGGTGCGCGGAGATGTGCGCACCTATTCACCGGCGAGCATTTTGCAAGTGCACCCGAATGTCACGTTTATCTTAGATCGCGAAGCGGCACATATATTGGAGGCGTAA
- a CDS encoding ROK family protein, with translation MGNARMDDEIARFVLAFDFGGTKIAIATATLDGELLHRTNLDTALCGDGKNVLQQAILAGQELVLKTAAPTRGSLVGVGVATMGITLKDRVLMAPNVPGWAELCMEEAFQNAFPGVAVQIDNDVKAAALAELKKGALQGVDFGLFVNLGTGIALAYTLDGKVLQGAHGASGEIAYNMLSKFEPSGARDDTAPLEEFAGGRSIGERASRHFGEKMSAGDLFRKAQTDDKAKSFVEETLQEIAFHLTNVMIAWDPSVVVFGGGLMGAGDLILPYLSGYTERFVPFPPELKLAHFRRDAGLYGAIELAFLGWRRQS, from the coding sequence ATGGGAAATGCCCGCATGGATGATGAGATTGCTCGTTTTGTCTTAGCGTTTGATTTTGGCGGTACGAAAATAGCCATCGCGACGGCGACGCTCGATGGCGAGCTGCTCCACCGCACAAATTTGGACACGGCTTTGTGCGGGGATGGAAAGAATGTGTTACAGCAAGCGATTCTGGCGGGTCAAGAACTCGTTTTGAAGACGGCAGCGCCAACCAGGGGTTCCCTGGTTGGCGTAGGTGTTGCCACGATGGGGATCACCCTCAAGGATCGCGTGTTGATGGCGCCGAATGTTCCGGGTTGGGCGGAGCTTTGTATGGAGGAAGCCTTTCAAAACGCTTTTCCGGGCGTAGCGGTTCAGATCGACAATGATGTAAAGGCGGCTGCGCTGGCTGAACTGAAAAAAGGCGCGTTGCAGGGAGTCGATTTTGGGCTTTTTGTGAATCTTGGCACGGGAATTGCGCTGGCGTACACGCTTGATGGCAAGGTTTTACAAGGCGCGCACGGGGCTTCTGGGGAAATCGCCTATAACATGCTTTCAAAGTTTGAACCGTCAGGCGCCCGCGATGACACGGCGCCGCTGGAAGAGTTTGCTGGTGGGAGATCCATTGGCGAGCGCGCCTCGCGCCATTTTGGTGAAAAGATGTCGGCGGGCGATCTCTTTCGCAAAGCGCAAACCGACGATAAAGCCAAATCGTTTGTAGAGGAAACCCTGCAAGAAATTGCATTTCACTTAACCAATGTGATGATCGCTTGGGACCCAAGTGTTGTCGTATTTGGCGGCGGCCTGATGGGTGCGGGCGATCTTATTTTACCGTACCTGTCAGGGTACACGGAGCGCTTCGTTCCGTTTCCGCCAGAACTCAAACTGGCACATTTTCGACGCGACGCAGGGTTATACGGGGCTATTGAATTGGCGTTTTTGGGATGGAGGAGACAATCATGA
- a CDS encoding 1-phosphofructokinase family hexose kinase, which produces MKPYVLTVTANPALDKTYFIEAFRQGEVHRVRRVMKAPGGKGINVLRVLHTLLVNACGTGFLGGETGEWIAAELTRMGIRHDFYRIADETRTTVNVVETGLSDGARRNSELLEPGPTVIEDLSLFFEQLEAHLSKAEHVVMSGSLAPGLPTDFYAQVIQRTARRGGKSYVDTRGEAMVEAIKARPHLVKMNQVEFEELLDARMRDRKDFHDGLETLCEKGCDAAIVTCGANGYYARAEDGSVWEGLTPALVAVNPVGSGDAFFAGLVASLSRDEGFVEALRLAGACGASNALRAQVAEVAYDEVMKFRACLKIEKVR; this is translated from the coding sequence ATGAAACCGTACGTCTTGACGGTCACTGCCAACCCGGCGCTTGACAAAACCTATTTTATCGAGGCGTTCCGTCAGGGAGAGGTCCATCGCGTGCGCCGTGTGATGAAAGCGCCTGGCGGCAAGGGGATCAATGTATTGCGCGTCTTGCACACCCTTTTGGTGAATGCTTGCGGCACAGGTTTTTTAGGGGGAGAAACGGGCGAGTGGATCGCTGCTGAACTGACACGGATGGGGATACGCCACGATTTTTACAGGATTGCCGACGAGACGCGCACCACGGTCAACGTCGTGGAAACAGGACTTTCGGATGGGGCGCGGCGAAACAGTGAATTGTTGGAACCGGGTCCGACTGTTATAGAGGATTTGAGTCTCTTTTTTGAGCAGCTGGAGGCGCATTTGTCAAAGGCGGAGCATGTCGTCATGAGCGGAAGCCTGGCGCCCGGCTTGCCGACTGACTTTTACGCGCAAGTGATTCAGCGCACCGCACGACGCGGCGGGAAAAGTTACGTGGATACACGCGGAGAGGCGATGGTCGAGGCGATCAAAGCGCGGCCGCATCTCGTGAAGATGAATCAAGTGGAGTTTGAAGAACTGCTTGATGCAAGGATGAGGGATCGCAAGGATTTTCACGATGGGCTTGAGACGCTCTGCGAAAAGGGATGTGACGCGGCGATTGTCACCTGCGGTGCAAATGGATACTATGCCCGCGCAGAGGATGGAAGTGTGTGGGAGGGCCTCACACCTGCGCTTGTTGCGGTCAATCCCGTGGGGAGTGGAGACGCCTTTTTCGCAGGGCTTGTCGCTTCGCTTTCGCGGGATGAAGGCTTTGTTGAGGCGTTGCGACTCGCGGGTGCGTGCGGCGCGAGCAATGCGCTGCGCGCTCAAGTCGCAGAAGTAGCGTATGATGAGGTTATGAAGTTCAGGGCTTGTCTGAAGATCGAAAAAGTGAGGTGA